One Lycium barbarum isolate Lr01 chromosome 5, ASM1917538v2, whole genome shotgun sequence genomic window carries:
- the LOC132640625 gene encoding uncharacterized protein LOC132640625 produces the protein MGGKGKKRREKNYRAAHGGPTRLPPPPTPSSIDAVPSKLRQLMAFSGDGKGSHDNAERKKGDGGGSANGKRIHSEDRVQAKNAGNRSKDDKNSLSGVEVAELNAHQKRNKKRKRKEVKDLRFDTAELGITSSKRKERKKQRLAEMKKKHKKGNADENMDFPGREEIKFGEVVEAPPKLVVPKAFKNNVHDASKERLRLQAVEAYRQRKGWTSRLGIQITPPVTGSPLV, from the exons ATGGGAGGGAAAGggaagaaaagaagagagaaaaattaCAGAGCAGCCCATGGTGGCCCCACTAGACtaccacccccacccacccccTCCTCCATTGATGCAGTGCCCTCTAAACTTCGTCAACTTATGGCTTTTTCAG gGGATGGGAAAGGTTCACACGATAATGCAGAAAGGAAGAAAGGAGATGGTGGTGGCAGTGCTAATGGGAAG AGAATACATTCAGAAGATCGAGTTCAAGCTAAAAATGCGGGTAACAGAAGCAAAGATGACAAAAACAGTTTGAGTGGCGTTGAAGTAGCAGAACTTAATGCACATCAGAAGagaaacaaaaagagaaaaagaaaggaagtgaAGGACCTTCGGTTTGATACGGCTGAGCTGGGCATTACTAGTTCAAAGAGAAAGGAGCGAAAGAAACA GCGTTTGGcagaaatgaagaagaaacaCAAAAAGGGCAATGCCGATGAAAATATGGATTTTCCTGGCCGTGAAGAAATAAAATTTGGTGAAGTCGTTGAAGCTCCACCTAAGTTGGTTGTTCCAAAG GCATTCAAGAATAATGTACATGATGCTTCGAAAGAAAGACTTCGATTGCAAGCAGTTGAGGCCTATAGGCAGCGGAAAGGATGGACATCAAGACTCGGGATTCAGATTACTCCACCAGTAACAGGGTCGCCATTGGTATAG